CTCCCTCGGTCGGCCGGTCCCCCCCGGTTGCCGCCGCGAGGAGCAAGAGGGCCGGCGCGCCCACGACGGTTGCCCGGAACGATTTTTGGGCCCATTCCTCCAATATCGGAAGATCGAACCACAACCCGGCTCCGTACGCACCGAGGTAGGCCGGTGCGAGAACGAGTGTGATCCCGTTGGCGGAAATATTGAAGGGTTTCGTTACGTCGTCCGTCTCCGTGCTTCGCAGGTCGTCCTGGTACTTGTTGCGGATGTACCGATCCATCCCCGTGTTGGCGAACACGGCGGCCCCGGCAACCCCGATTCCGAGCTTTGTCAGGTTCGACCGATCCAGGTAAAAATTCCTGAAGTCCGTTTTTACGGCTTTGACGCTCAGCGGAAGCACTGTGTTATCCTCCGCGATACAACGATGACCGAGGGGGAGAATCAATACGGCCAGTCCAAGTCCGATGCGGAGGAAGAGGTTCATCGTCATGGTTCTATTCTCTTTCCGCCGCCTGCCGTACTAACGATTCTCGAGTACATCAGGCCGCCACTCGACGGCGCCGAACCGGGAGTCGCCGAGGAAGTTGTAGGCGATGCTCCAGGTTCCGACCGTCTGGTGAATATCGCGGATACCGGTAGAGGACGCATCCCGGCGCGACATGACGTACTGGATCCCGATCCCGTGGCGTTTGTAAACGCTCACGGTGATCGACGCGTTCCCGCGGAAGATGCGCTCCGACCCATCCGTCCGGGTGGAACCGAGGCCGCTGATGTAGTATTCGCGCGCCGTCATGTCGAGCATCGCCTTGTCGCCGAAGATCAGGCGGGCCGCGAGAAGCCCATGCCCTGTCCCGCCGTAGTGGTAGTCGCGTTCCTCGGTGCGGTGGACGGTGCCCCCCGCGCCGTATCCGATCCCGCCGAACGCCGAGCCTTGGAGCGCAATCGCACGCGTGAGCCACCACTGGCCGGTGGTGCCGAGGGAAAGGACCGTACTGGAGACGCGGAAGACCTGCGGCGAGATGTAGTCGAAGCTCCCGTACAGGCCCCACACCCCGCGATAGTCGTCTCCTGCCTCGTATTTCTTTCCGTAGAGGAGGCCGCGGGTCATGATGTTTTCGAAGACGTTGCTGTTGGAGACGGCGGTGAATTGGATGTCGAAGTAGTCGAAAGGCCGATCATAGGTGTAGCCGTCTTTCCCGGGGAGCCCGTAGGCGAGGTAGTAATCCAGGGTCCCCTCGTTCCGGGTGACCTGGTCCGTGTCGGGTCCGACCGCCTGTTCGGTCAGGCTCGCGCCGAGCCGCACGCGCGTGAAGGTGGCCGGGCTGTGGCTCGGGAACACCCCTTTGAACCGGTCGCCGAAAACGTGGCGGTTGAAGCCGGCCGGGGGCGAGAGCACCGCCGCGGCCAGCTCACGCCAGAATCCGGGGTGATAGCCGCCGTCCTCGAGCACCAGGCTCGACAGCCGGAAGAGCGGCTCCCCCAGAAGGCTCCCGCCGATGCCACTCGCGACCTGGTCGTTGATCGAGGGCTTCGTGGTCTCCCCGGCCACCTCCCAGACGAAGCTGCCCAGGAAGGTATAGGCGGCCGATGGCCAGAAGCCGAGGCCGGCCGATCGTGCGAATCCCTGGTAAACGGCTCCCTGGTATGGATGCTGGATCTGGTTCACCTGGAAGGAATCGCCGTCGAATCCCCAGGGCCCCTTGGTGAGGTGCCTCCAGGCGGTGGACGGGGTCACGCTGAAGACCCTGTGACCTTCCGAATATTGCTCGTCCACGTCGTTGGGGTAAACGAGTCGGCCGTACACGTTGAGGAGCGCCTCGAAGCCCAGGATCTCCGCCGCCGGGATCCAATAGCTCTTGCCGTTCCCATCCCCCCACCCCAGAACCGGTAACCGCACGTTGGGGGGAGGGGGAGGCGTCGTGATCAGAAGATTGTCGACGGCCTGCACCGCCGCCTCGGCAGGCGTGTCGACAGGGGGGGGATCCGCGGCGAACCCCGCGCCCGGCGACAGCAGAAAAAATGCGACGGCTCCGGCAAGAAGCGACCACCGGTGCGCGCCGTTGGGCATGGACCCGCTACCCTTCCGCATGTTGACGTGCCGTCCTTCCGGGATCGCATCCGACGTCGACATGCCAACTCCCCTTTTCTGCCGGATCCCGCGGATTCCGGGTGATCCGGTGCGTTGCCGATACAACCACGATAATCCCGTCCCCATCCCTGGGGCATCGGCCTATGTCCGAAATGTTATTCGTGGTTTGTCCGATTCCCGTCCCGGTGTTTGTCTGATGCCTTGAGCGGTTTCCGAAGGGGAGATGGCCTGCCATAGATGTGACGAGGGCGCGACGGCGAATGGGCGCCTTTCTCAAAGTTTCGGGATGCGGAAGGTACTTATCATCGCGCTTCCACTCGCTGCATAAAGGAGTGAAAAAGGGTGAAATATCCATGGCCCGATCCGAAAGGAACCGAAGGGGAGGAGATGATCGATCCGCCCCTGCCAAAAGACAATGCCGAGAATGAATACGATGATGATGCTGGAAGGGATGGGAGTCCCTTCGTAATATTTGACCTTTCCCGTTCCGCCGGAAAGCGCTTCCGCGGTCACATTGAACCTGGCAAGCCGGCTGATTCCGCAATTCACGAAATAGATAAGAATCAGGGCATCCCATACGCCTCGCAGTCCCAATGCAAACCCCAGGACGGCGGGCGCAACGCCGAAGGAAACAATATCGGCCAGCGAATCGAGATCGGCCCCAAGAAGAGATTGCCGCGTCAGACGACGAGCCACGAACCCATCGAGAACATCGCAGGCCAGCGCGAGAGGGAGAAGGAGAAAGACGGCCCGGAGGCAAGGGGTACGGGAACCGGTGACATGGTTCAGAGATAGAAGGATAGCCGCCATCCCGAAACCTGCGTTCGCCAGGGTGATGATGTCCGCCAGGACAAATGTCCTGAAGATGGACATCGACTTTTCAGATGGATCCTTCATATCAACCCCCGATATTGGACTATCTGATATCTTAGTGTAAGGATCCTTGACCCCGCCATAGGACAAACACCGGACCGAGAACCAGACAAACAGCGACCCGCGTATCGGACAGAAGCCGATATCGAAGGCGGACGGGGAGGCTTATCGTCTATTCAATACGAGAAGACGTGCGCATCCATGGCGAAATCCGAAAGGAGGAATACCGTGAAATCCGGCACGAAGGACCGGGCGAAAGGCACGTTCCACGAACTGAAGGGAAAGGCCAAGGAGATCGCCGGGAAGGTCACCGACAATCCAAAGCTGAAAGCGGAAGGTACCGGTGAAAAGATCGCCGGCAAAGTCCAGGAAAAGATCGGCCGGGTCAAGAAGGTTTTGGGGAAGTAGCGAGGGCGGCATATCAAGCAGCGGCCATGAAAAAATATTCCATATCCGCGATGGCGAGGGAATGAAATGAAGAAGTACCTCTTTAGAACAATGCTGTTGGCTTTGCTGTTTTTATTTCCTGTTCCAGCGATGGGAGGAGTGGATGTGGGAGTAAGCATTTCCCTGCCTCCGCTCATCGTATTTTCTGCACCTCCCGCGATGATCGTGATCCCCGAAACGTATGTCTATGTCGTCCCCGACACGGATGTGGACATCTTTTTCTACGATGGGTGGTGGTGGCGTCCGTGGGAAGGGCGCTGGTATCGGTCACGGCACTATGACTCCGGGTGGGGCTACTACCAGAGGGTCCCATCCTTTTATTCAGGGATACCGGGAAACTGGAGGAATAACTACAGGGAGCGTCGTTGGGAAGGACGTCCATGGAACTACCAGCCGATCCCCCACCAGCAGGTGGAACGGAACTGGAGCGGCTGGAAAAAGAGCAGGCATTGGGAGAAACAGCAATCTTGGGGTGTCCAGGGGTTGAAACCCCGAACGCAGTCAAAACAGTCGTCCCGCGAGGTCCGGCCAAAATCCCAGGCAAGACCGCAACACCGGGAGGCAGCCCCGCGACAATCGAAACCCGCACAGGTAAAACACGGAAAAGGGCAGGGAAAACATGATCAGGGGAAGGAAAAACCCGAACGGGGAGAGGGAGACAGAAGCGGCGGCCACAAAGATCGGCGATAGGGACGAACGGGAGGGATGCGGCAAGGGATCGGCGCGGCTCGAAGCTTCTCCGCACAGGATCGCCGCGATTACGATCAGGGGGACGACCCCGGAAAATCTCCCGAAAAGAGGCTTCATCAACATTCGTCGCCGACCGATTACAACCAACGTCGGAATTTATGCGCAATCCACTGCTTGATCCTGTCGAGCACGGGTCTTTTTTCCCACTCTTTCAGGCGAATCTCGTCGGACTCCGCGAGGTCCCAGGCGAACATCTCCTCCATTTTCGATGCGAATTCCTTGCTCAGAATCACCGCGTTCACCTCGTCATTGGTCGAAAAACTCCAGAAGTCCATGTTGGTGGAGCCGACGGTCGACCAGACGTTGTCGATTACCGCGGTTTTCGCATGCAGCATGACACCGCGGCGCTTGTATAACTTCACCCCCGATTTCAAAAGCCTGGAATAAAAATACCGCCCGGCATGCAAGGTCATGGACGTATCGGTGGTTCCGGGAAGGACGATCTTCACGTCGACTCCGCGCCGGGCGGCCGACATGAGAGCGTCCACCGTTTCGTCGTCGGGAACGAAATACGCATTCGTCACATGGAGCGAATTTTCCGAAAACGTGATGGCGGATACGTACAAAACGTATGTGAGCCTGTTGTCCTCTCCCGGGGAACTGCCGATCGCGTGCACCAAGGCATTCCCGACGGCTTTCAGGTCCGGGAAGTAGTTCCGGTCGGAAAGCTTCGGGCCCCTCTGTCGCTCCCACGTGTCGAGAAACAGTTTCTGGAATTCGGCCACGACCGGGCCTTCAAGCTGAACGTCCGTGTCACGCCAGGGCACCTCTGCCACATTGTCCTGTTTCCCCCCGGAACGTCGGCTCCCCCCGGAAGGCCGGCTCGAATAAACCGCACTGATGTTGATGCCTCCCGTAAAAGCGATCTTGCCGTCGACGATCAGGATCTTGCGGTGATCCGGATGCGCCACTCTCCATGATTTGCGGGCCTTCAGCGGATTGATCGGGTTGAAGGCGACGACCTGGATTCCCGCGTCGCGCAGGCGCTGGAAAAACGGAGCGGGAGTGTTGAAACTGCCCCTGCTGTCGTAAACGAGGTTTCCCTGGACGCCTTCCGCCTGCTTTTTCAATAACAGATCGGAAAATCTGCGACCCGTCTCATCGTCCTCCATGATGTAGGTCTCGATGTTGATATGGTCCCTGGCGTTCTCCATCGCCTTGAACATGGCGGCATAGGTCGCCGGACCATCGATCAGCAGGGTGACTTTGTTCCCGTGGGTCAGCGGGCTTCCGCTCACCGATTCGATGACGGCGTTGTAACGTTCCAGGATGTCCGTCGGGGCGACGGATCGCTTCAGACGTTCCACCAGGGCCTCGCTTTTTTCGGGAGACAACAGTCCTTTCGCCGACAGGATTTGAGGAGGTCCCTGGGTGCTCGCATTATCGATCGCATCGGAAACCTTGGGCAAGGTCTCACATCCACCGCCGAGGTTCAGCAGGGCGACCGACAGAAAAAAGAAAAGGAAAGGCTTGATGATCGCCGGCTTCATCCTTTACATGGCGCCGATCACGGTTTTCAGTTTATTGCCGATTTCGGAGGCGATCTCCGTCAACGCGGGATTTTCGATCGCCCGCATGGACGCCAGGGGGTCGATGGCCGTGACCTCGACCTGGCCCCCTGGGATCTCCTGCACGATGACGTTGCAGGGAAGCATGGTTCCGATTTTATTCTCTGCCGTCAGCGCCTCGTAAGCATACGGGGGATTGCAGGCTCCCAGGATTTTGTACCGCCTGAAATCCACGTTCAGTTTTTTCTTCAGTGTCTCCTTGACGTCGATTTCGGTCAGGATGCCGAAGCCTTCCTTTTTCAATTCAACGGTCACCTTTTCCACGGCCTCGTCGAAGGAAGCGTCCACTATTTTGGTGAAGTAATAGCTCATCGCATCTTCTCCTTTCACCATTTTTCCTGATCCCCCGATTTGATGCGGCGGGTCAGGGTAAAGAAGTGGTGCCCCATGATGGCCAGCGTCACCGCCAGCCCGATGTGCCTGGGCGTGCGGAAAAACGTTTTTCCCAGGAAGCGCCAGTAGGCCACCCGGTACCGGGCGAAGATCCCCTGCCGGACGAACGACCGGAACAGCGCGAGGTAGTCCGAGTAGGCCAGGCGCGGTTTTGGCCTCGCCCCCAGCCGGGCGATCATCGACTGGGCCCGCTCGAAATATTCCGACGGGCTGTAGATGGAAGCGAGCACTTTCCGGTAGCCCGCGAGGAGCGTTTCCGGCTCCATCTTGGGGATGAAATTCAGCAGGGCCGCCGTGTTGTCGCCCATGC
The window above is part of the bacterium genome. Proteins encoded here:
- a CDS encoding DUF3943 domain-containing protein — encoded protein: MSTSDAIPEGRHVNMRKGSGSMPNGAHRWSLLAGAVAFFLLSPGAGFAADPPPVDTPAEAAVQAVDNLLITTPPPPPNVRLPVLGWGDGNGKSYWIPAAEILGFEALLNVYGRLVYPNDVDEQYSEGHRVFSVTPSTAWRHLTKGPWGFDGDSFQVNQIQHPYQGAVYQGFARSAGLGFWPSAAYTFLGSFVWEVAGETTKPSINDQVASGIGGSLLGEPLFRLSSLVLEDGGYHPGFWRELAAAVLSPPAGFNRHVFGDRFKGVFPSHSPATFTRVRLGASLTEQAVGPDTDQVTRNEGTLDYYLAYGLPGKDGYTYDRPFDYFDIQFTAVSNSNVFENIMTRGLLYGKKYEAGDDYRGVWGLYGSFDYISPQVFRVSSTVLSLGTTGQWWLTRAIALQGSAFGGIGYGAGGTVHRTEERDYHYGGTGHGLLAARLIFGDKAMLDMTAREYYISGLGSTRTDGSERIFRGNASITVSVYKRHGIGIQYVMSRRDASSTGIRDIHQTVGTWSIAYNFLGDSRFGAVEWRPDVLENR
- a CDS encoding DUF302 domain-containing protein, with product MSYYFTKIVDASFDEAVEKVTVELKKEGFGILTEIDVKETLKKKLNVDFRRYKILGACNPPYAYEALTAENKIGTMLPCNVIVQEIPGGQVEVTAIDPLASMRAIENPALTEIASEIGNKLKTVIGAM
- a CDS encoding cardiolipin synthase B, with translation MKPFLFFFLSVALLNLGGGCETLPKVSDAIDNASTQGPPQILSAKGLLSPEKSEALVERLKRSVAPTDILERYNAVIESVSGSPLTHGNKVTLLIDGPATYAAMFKAMENARDHINIETYIMEDDETGRRFSDLLLKKQAEGVQGNLVYDSRGSFNTPAPFFQRLRDAGIQVVAFNPINPLKARKSWRVAHPDHRKILIVDGKIAFTGGINISAVYSSRPSGGSRRSGGKQDNVAEVPWRDTDVQLEGPVVAEFQKLFLDTWERQRGPKLSDRNYFPDLKAVGNALVHAIGSSPGEDNRLTYVLYVSAITFSENSLHVTNAYFVPDDETVDALMSAARRGVDVKIVLPGTTDTSMTLHAGRYFYSRLLKSGVKLYKRRGVMLHAKTAVIDNVWSTVGSTNMDFWSFSTNDEVNAVILSKEFASKMEEMFAWDLAESDEIRLKEWEKRPVLDRIKQWIAHKFRRWL
- a CDS encoding CDP-alcohol phosphatidyltransferase family protein, producing MKDPSEKSMSIFRTFVLADIITLANAGFGMAAILLSLNHVTGSRTPCLRAVFLLLPLALACDVLDGFVARRLTRQSLLGADLDSLADIVSFGVAPAVLGFALGLRGVWDALILIYFVNCGISRLARFNVTAEALSGGTGKVKYYEGTPIPSSIIIVFILGIVFWQGRIDHLLPFGSFRIGPWIFHPFSLLYAASGSAMISTFRIPKL
- a CDS encoding phosphatase PAP2 family protein; this encodes MLPLSVKAVKTDFRNFYLDRSNLTKLGIGVAGAAVFANTGMDRYIRNKYQDDLRSTETDDVTKPFNISANGITLVLAPAYLGAYGAGLWFDLPILEEWAQKSFRATVVGAPALLLLAAATGGDRPTEGDSKWGAFNNFHGVSGHAYFTAVPFITAAKMSENPYQKAIFYGLSTLTGISRVNDDKHYFSHVTLGWYLAYLSSAVVEKGDDRQEGRMHVQLAPVPKGIAITVQKRY
- a CDS encoding CsbD family protein, producing MKSGTKDRAKGTFHELKGKAKEIAGKVTDNPKLKAEGTGEKIAGKVQEKIGRVKKVLGK